The following are from one region of the Pirellulales bacterium genome:
- a CDS encoding ATP-binding protein has translation MPIPQTNVNLGASPPDQDLRLILEAWQGATQRLEQTHETLRGEVHRLTAELEIKNRELARKNRLADLGQMAAHIAHEVRNTLMPVRLYVSLLERRLREDAEGMRQLEQIQAGLTALESTVQDLLHFTVEREVQAVEFAVLPLIDATLDSLAPQFAAQRVVCHRDLGVDRLLWADPDLLRRALLNLALNALDVLPRGGEITVTAVSTSRGWELEIADNGPGWTTEQLRRATEPFFTTKAHGTGLGLAIVERIVTAHRGELLLHNCPEGGAAVTICLPASRAGEYHAGDDAPHTLPHPSLLRNHSAPRTTAIPPYQPGTQPSHLREKVA, from the coding sequence ATGCCAATTCCGCAAACCAATGTAAACCTGGGCGCGTCCCCCCCGGATCAGGATTTGCGTTTGATCCTGGAGGCCTGGCAAGGCGCGACCCAGCGCCTGGAACAAACCCACGAAACACTCCGGGGCGAAGTGCATCGCCTGACGGCGGAACTAGAAATAAAAAATCGCGAATTGGCCCGCAAAAACCGGCTGGCCGACCTGGGCCAAATGGCCGCGCATATCGCCCATGAGGTGCGCAATACCTTGATGCCGGTCCGATTATACGTCAGCCTGCTGGAACGAAGGCTGCGCGAGGATGCCGAAGGGATGCGGCAACTAGAACAAATTCAAGCGGGGCTGACCGCGCTCGAATCCACGGTGCAGGACCTGCTTCACTTTACGGTCGAACGGGAAGTACAAGCGGTGGAATTCGCCGTGTTGCCGCTGATCGACGCGACGCTGGACTCCTTGGCCCCGCAGTTCGCGGCCCAGCGGGTCGTTTGTCATCGCGACTTGGGCGTGGACCGCCTATTGTGGGCCGATCCCGATTTACTGCGCCGCGCGCTGTTAAACTTGGCCCTCAATGCGCTGGATGTGCTTCCCCGGGGAGGGGAGATCACCGTGACGGCCGTCAGCACCAGTCGCGGCTGGGAATTAGAGATCGCCGATAATGGGCCCGGCTGGACGACGGAGCAACTACGGCGCGCGACCGAGCCGTTTTTTACCACCAAGGCCCACGGGACCGGCCTGGGATTGGCCATTGTGGAACGGATTGTCACCGCGCATCGCGGAGAGTTGCTGTTGCACAATTGTCCCGAAGGAGGGGCGGCGGTGACGATTTGCCTTCCGGCGTCCCGCGCCGGGGAATATCACGCGGGGGATGATGCGCCACACACGTTGCCGCATCCCTCTTTATTGAGGAATCATTCCGCGCCGCGCACCACCGCTATTCCCCCTTACCAGCCGGGAACGCAACCTTCGCACCTTCGGGAGAAAGTGGCATGA
- the flgB gene encoding flagellar basal body rod protein FlgB, translated as MLNGLLQNTTVPILEQVVNFSQARHNLLAGNIANLDTPGYQARDLSTTQFESHLQQLVEERRQPALETDSASMLPELAGSGRNSDLAWGTVMRHDLVDVTLEEQIAQLSKNQMQHNLAISIMTSQFRLLQAAISERA; from the coding sequence ATGCTCAATGGCTTATTGCAAAACACGACCGTGCCGATCTTGGAGCAGGTGGTGAATTTTTCCCAGGCGCGACACAACCTGTTGGCGGGAAATATCGCGAACTTGGACACTCCCGGCTATCAAGCGCGGGATTTGTCGACCACCCAATTTGAAAGCCACCTGCAACAACTGGTGGAGGAACGGCGCCAGCCCGCGCTAGAGACCGACTCCGCTAGCATGTTGCCCGAGTTGGCGGGGAGCGGCCGCAATTCCGACCTAGCCTGGGGAACGGTGATGCGACACGATCTGGTCGATGTGACGCTGGAAGAGCAGATCGCCCAGCTTTCCAAAAACCAGATGCAGCACAACCTGGCAATTTCCATCATGACCAGTCAATTTCGACTATTGCAGGCGGCGATCAGCGAGCGGGCCTAG
- a CDS encoding sigma-54 dependent transcriptional regulator, which yields MSRLLAKSPSSQSPRILVVDDHDAARNSMADVLTSVGYHVAGAASAPVALEKLSHEAYDIIITDLQMPGMNGLEFVQALRQCPHGAQIIMVTAHASVATAVAAMRHGAFDYLEKPFGLTQLEQVVERALAHGASWDQAPLAAAQATPVAPQLLGDSPAMCRLRERIAAVADTPATVLITGESGTGKELVARAIHSLSGRSAAPLISLNCPVLSAQLLESELFGHEKGAFTGADAPRVGRFELADQGTILLDEISEIELPVQAKLLRVLQERCFERVGASKTQTVDVRVLATSNRNLPAEIQAGRFREDLYYRLAVVPLELPPLRTRLADVPELAAHFLQAAAQRMQRSVVELTPDALRVLTEHAWPGNVRELENLMTRATVLCQGDAVRADDLRDWLISAPQNSREPRHALAEHPPAAVVPQAGMARPLTPSSCDPPRAIPAAPLSMHEMERQLIEETLERFEGHRAKTAAALGIGVRTLSGKLKLYGYTPRSKPPASAARASAA from the coding sequence ATGAGTCGATTATTGGCCAAATCCCCCTCGTCCCAGTCGCCGCGTATCTTGGTGGTGGATGACCACGATGCCGCGCGCAACTCGATGGCCGACGTGCTGACCTCCGTTGGTTACCATGTCGCCGGCGCGGCCAGCGCGCCCGTGGCCCTGGAAAAACTGTCACACGAGGCGTACGACATTATCATCACCGACCTGCAAATGCCCGGCATGAATGGGCTAGAGTTTGTGCAGGCGCTGCGGCAATGTCCGCATGGCGCGCAAATCATCATGGTCACCGCGCATGCTTCGGTGGCGACCGCCGTGGCCGCGATGCGGCATGGGGCCTTTGATTATTTGGAAAAACCGTTTGGCCTGACGCAGCTTGAACAAGTCGTGGAGCGGGCGCTCGCGCATGGCGCGTCCTGGGACCAGGCGCCCCTGGCAGCCGCGCAGGCGACCCCCGTCGCGCCGCAGTTGCTGGGAGATAGTCCGGCCATGTGCCGGCTGCGCGAACGCATCGCCGCTGTCGCCGACACCCCGGCCACCGTCCTGATCACCGGGGAAAGCGGCACCGGCAAGGAACTGGTCGCGCGGGCCATTCACTCTCTTAGCGGCCGCTCGGCGGCCCCGCTGATTAGCTTGAATTGCCCGGTGCTGTCCGCTCAATTGCTCGAGAGCGAACTGTTTGGCCATGAAAAGGGAGCCTTTACCGGGGCCGATGCGCCGCGGGTGGGGCGGTTTGAATTGGCCGATCAGGGGACAATTTTGTTGGATGAAATTTCCGAGATTGAATTGCCGGTGCAGGCCAAGTTATTGCGCGTGCTGCAGGAACGCTGTTTTGAACGGGTCGGCGCGAGTAAAACTCAAACCGTGGATGTGCGAGTGCTGGCGACAAGCAACCGCAATCTGCCGGCTGAAATCCAGGCGGGCCGTTTTCGCGAAGATTTGTATTACCGGCTGGCGGTCGTGCCGCTGGAGTTGCCTCCCCTACGCACGCGCCTCGCCGATGTGCCCGAATTGGCCGCGCACTTTTTACAAGCCGCGGCCCAGCGGATGCAGCGGTCCGTCGTCGAATTGACCCCGGACGCGCTGCGGGTCCTGACCGAACATGCCTGGCCCGGCAATGTGCGCGAGCTGGAAAACCTGATGACCCGCGCGACCGTGCTGTGCCAGGGAGACGCCGTGCGGGCAGACGATTTACGCGATTGGCTGATTTCCGCGCCGCAAAACTCCCGCGAACCCAGACACGCTTTGGCCGAACACCCTCCGGCGGCGGTTGTGCCGCAGGCGGGTATGGCCCGGCCTTTGACCCCATCCAGTTGCGACCCGCCCCGCGCTATTCCCGCGGCCCCGCTAAGCATGCACGAGATGGAACGACAACTGATCGAAGAAACGCTGGAAAGATTTGAGGGGCATCGGGCCAAAACAGCAGCGGCGCTGGGCATTGGCGTGCGCACCCTCTCCGGCAAACTTAAATTGTATGGTTATACCCCCCGGTCCAAGCCACCGGCGTCGGCGGCGAGGGCCAGCGCGGCCTGA
- a CDS encoding alpha/beta hydrolase-fold protein: MLHRHPGSLRTLAGLTDSDVDACNTQAHDLRAIEIGDADRQSGDSAREPLHFALFAPLHYERNYAYPLLIWLHGPQDQEQQLRQVMPHISLRNYVAVGPRGTAPDNHPHAPLGVGGFTWDHSPRGVEQAEQRVLRCLELAAQKFHISRRRIFVAGLESGGTMALRLALRQPRLFAGGLSLGGAFPDSAAPLAKLHEARELPLFITTCKESQLYPEHQVCEQLRLFHAAGLNMMLRQYPGEDGLTDLMLADMDRWLMEQINQPRRSVSAAQAWAPTELTS; this comes from the coding sequence ATGCTTCATCGCCATCCTGGTTCACTTCGCACCCTGGCGGGTTTAACCGATTCCGACGTTGACGCCTGTAACACCCAGGCACACGACCTTCGGGCGATTGAAATAGGGGACGCGGACCGCCAGTCCGGTGATTCCGCGCGGGAACCGCTGCATTTTGCCTTATTTGCTCCGCTGCATTATGAACGCAATTATGCCTATCCCCTGTTAATCTGGTTGCATGGTCCCCAAGATCAAGAGCAGCAACTTCGCCAAGTGATGCCCCACATCAGTCTGCGAAATTATGTCGCCGTGGGCCCGCGCGGCACCGCCCCGGATAACCACCCGCATGCGCCCCTGGGCGTTGGGGGATTTACCTGGGATCATTCGCCCCGTGGCGTGGAGCAGGCGGAGCAGCGGGTGCTGCGTTGTTTAGAGCTGGCCGCGCAAAAATTTCATATCTCCCGGCGGCGGATTTTTGTGGCGGGGCTGGAGTCCGGCGGGACGATGGCGTTGCGGCTGGCGTTGCGGCAGCCGCGGCTGTTTGCGGGGGGATTGTCCCTGGGGGGGGCGTTTCCCGATTCGGCGGCTCCCTTGGCCAAACTGCACGAGGCCCGCGAACTACCCCTGTTTATCACCACCTGCAAAGAGAGCCAGCTTTATCCCGAACACCAAGTCTGCGAGCAACTCCGGCTGTTTCATGCCGCAGGCTTAAACATGATGCTGCGCCAATATCCGGGCGAGGATGGCTTGACCGACCTGATGCTAGCAGACATGGATCGCTGGTTGATGGAGCAAATCAACCAACCGCGCCGTTCCGTATCGGCCGCGCAGGCTTGGGCCCCCACGGAATTAACATCCTAG
- a CDS encoding tetratricopeptide repeat protein — MSSVVPDTAENTPAAGSASSGPSATTPAELDPLARIDELSGALAGLDAPAEPAPAVATLAAIPPRPPGWLGRLAGLTRGTGRLLWRTCRGLIHLAALPGLNSQQRMIVVVSLVSSLTLIPLTWYVSYHRLNPLLPTPPPRVPLSVVLDALDRGLTRQAEDLLARAEAGGTLTAAEQGAPDFVRGAILVDISRRMWEADQVRHARQAAKYLQQARTRGWPSGREAQGLALLCEALVVSGQGAAARPYISSALSQNPASAITLLKLATEAFFQQPSPDLRQALDYNSRLLALPDLPITERQQALLARARIFFEQRANDDCRDALREIRSDSEAALDGLLLQAELGLRTARERVAATDSPTAEQRAEAAQLIQESLDHLREALALGQGREAIARRAYYLMAVCHRELGEDKKAWETFQRTRTQFPQTPEGISACLAEAMLCERLNLHGDIIPTLIECIQQAGAAAEYDNPLLPLSELQTQLLGAYRALVDNQEFAAAARLAASFRQIFNPELSLEMTASAHVSRGRQLEAESQSQIAPQADKTMLLARAEFLLAGQAYAELARLRFDSPRYNNEVWRAGEYLLLGQEYAAAAEMFTDYLRYELRDRRPLALLNLGECQIQIGQPKQALTTLQECINSFPRDAASYRARLLTAQAFQNQGDLENAKRLYLANLESTQLTPASIEWRDALFALGSLLFEEAQKLESRGAKANLAAGTLAPEQLQAQERYREAIRRLGEAVERYPDSHQIITTRYIIAESYRALAAYPRERLKSVTIRTARDEYTKELRRLLLAAMEQYQQIQEILANRREDLPLNELEHSLLRNCYYSLGSSLAEMDRDEEAISIYTGLINRYQGEPEVLEAFLQLAQSQRKLGRKDEARLTLEQARVVLSRIDKSDQEFLSTSNHTREEWSRIIQWMIQL; from the coding sequence ATGTCATCGGTCGTTCCCGATACCGCCGAAAACACTCCCGCCGCGGGTTCAGCGTCTTCTGGACCGTCTGCAACAACCCCCGCCGAGCTTGATCCGCTGGCGCGGATTGATGAGCTAAGCGGCGCGCTGGCCGGGCTGGATGCGCCGGCGGAACCCGCGCCGGCCGTCGCCACGCTCGCCGCTATCCCGCCGCGTCCCCCCGGTTGGCTGGGACGCTTGGCGGGGCTGACGCGCGGCACGGGACGATTATTGTGGCGGACCTGCCGGGGTTTGATTCATCTGGCGGCGCTCCCCGGATTAAATTCGCAACAACGTATGATTGTGGTGGTGTCCCTGGTCAGTTCGCTCACCCTGATCCCGTTGACCTGGTATGTCTCTTACCACCGGCTTAACCCGCTGTTACCGACACCCCCGCCGCGCGTTCCCCTCTCGGTGGTATTGGACGCCTTGGATCGCGGCTTGACCCGCCAGGCGGAGGACTTGTTGGCCCGGGCGGAGGCGGGGGGAACGCTAACCGCCGCCGAACAAGGCGCGCCGGATTTTGTGCGGGGGGCGATCCTAGTGGATATTTCCCGGCGGATGTGGGAGGCGGATCAAGTCCGCCATGCCCGCCAGGCGGCGAAATATTTGCAACAAGCGCGCACCCGCGGCTGGCCGTCGGGGCGTGAGGCGCAGGGGCTGGCGCTGTTGTGCGAAGCCTTGGTTGTTTCCGGCCAAGGAGCCGCCGCGCGCCCCTACATCTCCAGCGCGCTGTCGCAAAATCCCGCCTCCGCGATAACGCTGCTCAAGCTGGCAACCGAGGCGTTTTTTCAGCAGCCCAGCCCCGACCTGCGGCAGGCGCTCGACTATAACTCCCGTTTGCTGGCCCTGCCGGATTTACCCATTACCGAGCGGCAGCAAGCCTTGCTCGCCCGGGCGAGGATTTTTTTTGAACAACGCGCCAATGACGATTGCCGCGACGCACTGCGGGAAATCCGCAGCGATAGCGAGGCCGCCCTGGATGGGTTGTTATTGCAGGCGGAATTGGGCCTGCGCACAGCCAGGGAACGAGTCGCGGCCACGGATTCTCCCACCGCAGAACAGCGCGCGGAGGCCGCCCAGTTAATCCAAGAGAGCCTGGACCATTTGCGCGAGGCACTGGCGCTGGGCCAGGGACGGGAGGCGATCGCCCGCCGGGCCTACTACCTGATGGCGGTTTGCCACCGCGAGCTGGGGGAGGATAAAAAAGCTTGGGAAACATTTCAGCGGACGCGGACGCAATTTCCGCAGACGCCCGAGGGGATTTCGGCCTGCCTGGCCGAGGCCATGCTTTGTGAACGGCTCAATCTGCACGGAGATATTATTCCCACATTGATCGAATGCATTCAGCAGGCGGGAGCGGCGGCCGAATACGACAACCCGCTATTGCCACTGTCAGAGTTGCAGACGCAGCTCCTGGGAGCTTACCGCGCGCTGGTCGATAACCAGGAATTCGCCGCCGCCGCCCGCCTGGCCGCCAGCTTTCGCCAAATATTTAATCCCGAGCTAAGCCTGGAGATGACCGCCAGCGCGCACGTGTCGCGCGGTCGGCAGTTGGAGGCGGAATCCCAATCGCAAATCGCCCCCCAGGCGGATAAAACCATGCTCCTCGCCCGGGCGGAATTTCTTTTGGCGGGCCAGGCCTATGCCGAACTAGCCCGCCTGCGGTTTGATTCACCCCGCTATAACAATGAAGTCTGGCGGGCGGGGGAATATCTGCTGTTGGGCCAGGAATATGCCGCCGCGGCGGAGATGTTCACGGACTACCTGCGCTATGAACTGCGCGACCGCCGCCCCTTGGCGCTGCTTAACCTGGGGGAGTGTCAAATCCAAATCGGTCAGCCCAAGCAAGCGCTCACGACCTTGCAGGAATGTATCAACAGTTTTCCCCGCGACGCCGCCAGCTACCGCGCGCGGCTGCTAACCGCGCAGGCATTTCAAAATCAGGGAGACCTGGAAAACGCCAAAAGGCTGTACCTGGCCAATCTGGAAAGCACGCAGCTCACGCCCGCTAGCATTGAATGGCGCGACGCGCTGTTTGCCCTGGGTTCGCTTTTGTTTGAAGAAGCCCAAAAGCTCGAATCCCGCGGCGCCAAAGCCAATCTGGCCGCCGGCACGCTTGCGCCGGAGCAATTGCAAGCCCAGGAACGCTATCGCGAAGCGATCCGCCGACTGGGGGAAGCGGTCGAGCGTTACCCCGATTCCCACCAAATTATCACCACCCGTTATATTATCGCCGAATCCTACCGGGCGCTGGCGGCTTACCCGCGGGAGCGGCTCAAGTCGGTCACGATTCGCACCGCCCGCGATGAATACACCAAGGAACTTCGGCGGCTGCTGCTGGCGGCCATGGAGCAATATCAGCAAATCCAAGAAATTCTGGCAAACCGCCGCGAAGACCTTCCCTTAAACGAATTGGAACACTCTCTCTTGAGGAATTGCTATTACTCGCTAGGTTCGTCCCTGGCCGAAATGGACCGGGATGAAGAGGCAATCAGCATTTACACGGGGCTGATAAATCGGTATCAGGGAGAGCCAGAAGTTTTGGAGGCGTTTTTGCAACTGGCCCAATCCCAACGAAAACTGGGACGCAAGGACGAAGCCCGCCTGACCTTGGAGCAAGCGCGGGTCGTGCTATCGCGAATCGACAAAAGCGATCAGGAGTTTTTAAGCACGTCAAATCATACACGGGAAGAATGGTCCCGCATCATTCAGTGGATGATCCAGTTATAA
- the mdh gene encoding malate dehydrogenase, whose protein sequence is MRRAKISIIGAGNVGATCAHWCAAAELGDVVLLDIPQSEGMPAGKALDLFQASPIAGFTARITGTTDYAATADSDVVVITAGIARKPGMSRDDLLATNAKIVGSVAEQVKATSPQAIIIVVSNPLDAMVQRALQVSGFSPNRVLGQAGVLDTARYRAFLSLELDVSVEDISAMLLGGHGDTMVPIPSCTSVGGIPVTQLIQPARLQEIITRTRNGGAEIVGLLKTGSAYYAPAAATAQMVEAIVRDQKRLIPCAAYCDREYGVGGYYVGVPVVLGSAGVERIIELQLTAEERAAFDKSVLAVKELVAAMGKLTG, encoded by the coding sequence ATGCGACGCGCAAAGATCAGTATCATTGGCGCTGGCAATGTGGGCGCGACGTGCGCTCACTGGTGTGCCGCCGCCGAACTGGGGGATGTGGTGCTTTTGGATATTCCCCAGTCCGAAGGGATGCCCGCGGGCAAGGCCCTGGATCTGTTTCAAGCGTCTCCCATTGCGGGATTCACCGCCCGGATCACCGGCACCACCGACTATGCCGCCACCGCCGACAGCGACGTGGTGGTCATCACCGCCGGCATCGCCCGCAAGCCCGGCATGAGCCGCGACGACCTCCTGGCGACCAACGCCAAAATTGTCGGCTCGGTCGCTGAACAAGTCAAAGCCACCAGCCCCCAGGCGATCATCATCGTCGTGAGCAACCCGCTGGACGCCATGGTCCAGCGCGCGCTCCAAGTCAGCGGATTTTCCCCCAATCGCGTCTTGGGTCAGGCCGGCGTGCTGGATACCGCGCGGTATCGCGCGTTTTTGTCGTTAGAGCTGGATGTCAGCGTTGAGGATATCAGCGCGATGCTGCTGGGAGGTCACGGGGATACGATGGTCCCCATCCCCAGTTGCACCTCGGTCGGGGGGATTCCCGTTACGCAATTGATCCAACCCGCCCGCTTGCAAGAAATCATCACCCGCACCCGCAATGGCGGGGCTGAAATCGTGGGTCTGCTCAAGACCGGCAGCGCATATTATGCCCCCGCCGCCGCCACCGCCCAAATGGTCGAGGCGATCGTCCGCGACCAAAAGCGCCTGATCCCCTGCGCGGCGTATTGCGACCGCGAATATGGCGTGGGAGGCTACTATGTGGGCGTGCCGGTGGTTCTGGGAAGCGCCGGGGTGGAAAGAATCATCGAGTTGCAATTGACCGCCGAGGAACGCGCTGCCTTTGATAAGAGCGTGCTAGCCGTCAAGGAACTGGTGGCCGCCATGGGCAAGCTTACCGGTTAG